One part of the Pseudopipra pipra isolate bDixPip1 chromosome 3, bDixPip1.hap1, whole genome shotgun sequence genome encodes these proteins:
- the PYGB gene encoding glycogen phosphorylase, brain form: MAAPLSDGDRRKQISVRGIAGLGDVAEVRKSFNRHLHFTLVKDRNVATPRDYYFALAHTVRDHLVGRWIRTQQHYYERDPKRIYYLSLEFYMGRTLQNTMVNLGLQNACDEAIYQLGLDLEELEEIEEDAGLGNGGLGRLAACFLDSMATLGLAAYGYGIRYEFGIFNQKIVDGWQVEEADDWLRYGNPWEKARPEYMLPVHFYGRVDHTPEGVKWIDTQVVLAMPYDTPVPGYKNNTVNTMRLWSAKAPNDFNLQEFNMGDYIEAVLDRNLAENISRVLYPNDNFFEGKELRLKQEYFVVAATLQDIIRRFKSSKFGCRDPVRTCFETFPDKVAIQLNDTHPALSIPELMRILVDVEKVDWDKAWEITKRTCAYTNHTVLPEALERWPVSMFEKLLPRHLEIIYALNQMHLDRVAALYPGDIDRLRRMSVIEEGDCKRINMAHLCVIGSHAVNGVARIHSDIVKNSVFKDFYELEPEKFQNKTNGITPRRWLLLCNPGLADIIAEKIGEGFITDLSQLKKLLDFINNETFIRDVAKVKQENKLKFAAYLEEQYKVKINPSSMFDVQVKRIHEYKRQLLNCLHAITLYNRIRSNPSKSCVPRTIMIGGKAAPGYHMAKMIIKLITSVGDVINNDPYVGDKLKVIFLENYRVSLAEKVIPAADLSQQISTAGTEASGTGNMKFMVNGALTIGTMDGANVEMAEEAGEENLFIFGMRVEDVEALDRKGYNAREYYERLPELRQAIDQISSGFFSPRDPGCFRDVVNMLMYHDRFKVFADYEAYIKCQGQVDQLFMDPREWTRKVIRNIACSGKFSSDRTITEYAQEIWGVEPSATKIPPPNLPRD, encoded by the exons atgGCGGCGCCGCTGAGCGACGGGGACCGTCGGAAGCAGATCAGCGTGCGGGGCATCGCGGGGCTGGGGGACGTGGCGGAGGTGCGCAAGAGCTTCAACCGCCACCTCCACTTCACCCTCGTCAAGGACCGCAACGTCGCCACCCCCCGCGACTACTACTTCGCGCTGGCCCACACGGTGCGCGACCACCTGGTGGGGCGCTGGATCCGCACCCAGCAGCACTACTACGAGCGGGACCCCAAG CGCATTTACTACCTGTCCCTGGAGTTCTACATGGGTCGCACTCTGCAGAACACCATGGTGAATTTGGGCCTGCAGAATGCTTGTGACGAAGCCATTTACCAG CTGGGTTTGGACTTGGAAGAGCTGGAAGAAATTGAAGAAGATGCTGGGCTGGGAAACGGAGGCCTGGGCCGCCTGGCAG cCTGTTTCCTGGACTCCATGGCCACGCTGGGCCTGGCAGCATACGGTTATGGCATCCGCTACGAGTTCGGTATCTTCAACCAGAAGATTGTCGACGGTTGGCAG GTGGAGGAGGCGGATGACTGGCTACGCTATGGCAATCCCTGGGAGAAAGCTCGCCCAGAGTACATGCTCCCTGTGCACTTCTACGGCCGTGTGGATCACACTCCTGAGGGTGTGAAGTGGATCGACACCCAG GTTGTCCTTGCTATGCCTTACGACACACCAGTACCAGGATACAAGAACAACACTGTGAACACCATGAGGCTTTGGTCTGCGAAGGCGCCCAATGACTTCAACCTCCAGGAGT TCAATATGGGTGACTACATCGAGGCGGTATTGGACAGAAACCTGGCAGAAAACATATCCAGAGTCCTGTACCCAAATGATAAT TTCTTTGAAGGCAAGGAGCTGCGGCTGAAGCAGGAGTACTTTGTGGTGGCTGCCACCCTCCAGGACATCATCCGCCGCTTTAAGTCCTCCAAATTTGGGTGTCGAGACCCTGTGAGAACATGCTTTGAAACCTTCCCAGACAAG GTGGCTATTCAGCTAAATGACACCCACCCTGCCTTGTCCATACCAGAGCTCATGCGGATTCTGGTGGATGTGGAGAAAGTGGACTGGGACAAG GCCTGGGAGATCACAAAACGGACCTGTGCCTACACCAACCACACCGTGCTGCCTGAAGCCCTGGAGCGCTGGCCGGTCTCCATGTTTGAAAAGTTGCTGCCGCGTCACCTGGAGATCATTTATGCCCTCAACCAAATGCATCTCGAT cgTGTGGCAGCTCTTTACCCAGGGGACATTGACCGTCTCCGGAGGATGTCGGTGATCGAGGAAGGAGACTGCAAACGGATTAACATGGCACACCTCTGCGTGATTGGCTCCCATGCAGTCAACGGCGTGGCCCGCATCCACTCGGACATCGTGAAGAACTCAGT ATTCAAGGATTTCTATGAGCTGGAGCCAGAGAAGTTTCAGAACAAGACCAATGGGATCACACCGAGGCGCTGGCTCCTGCTGTGCAACCCAGGACTGGCTGACATTATTGCTGAG AAAATTGGGGAAGGCTTTATCACAGATCTGAGCCAGCTGAAGAAGCTACTGGATTTCATCAATAATGAGACTTTTATCAGAGATGTGGCAAAAGTCAAACAG GAGAACAAGCTGAAGTTTGCAGCCTACTTGGAGGAGCAGTACAAAGTGAAGATCAACCCTTCATCCATGTTTGATGTTCAAGTCAAGCGAATCCATGAGTACAAGAGGCAACTACTGAACTGCCTGCATGCCATCACCCTCTACAACC GCATCAGAAGTAATCCATCCAAATCCTGTGTGCCCAGGACTATTATGATTGGAGGAAAG GCGGCTCCTGGCTACCACATGGCCAAGATGATCATCAAACTCATCACATCCGTTGGTGATGTCATCAACAACGATCCCTATGTGGGGGACAAGCTCAAGGTCATCTTCCTGGAGAATTACCGGGTATCCTTGGCCGAGAAGG TGATCCCAGCAGCGGATCTCTCCCAGCAGATCTCCACAGCCGGCACAGAGGCCTCAGGTACTGGCAACATGAAGTTCATGGTGAACGGGGCCCTCACCATTGGGACCATGGATGGGGCCAACGTGGAGATGGCTGAGGAGGCAGGCGAAGAAAACCTCTTCATATTTGGCATGCGGGTGGAGGATGTGGAGGCCCTGGATCGTAAAGG GTACAACGCCCGGGAGTACTATGAGCGCCTCCCAGAGCTGCGACAGGCCATCGACCAGATCAGCAGCGGTTTCTTCTCCCCTCGAGACCCTGGTTGCTTCAGGGATGTCGTGAACATGCTCATGTACCATGACAG GTTTAAGGTGTTTGCAGATTATGAGGCCTACATTAAATGCCAAGGTCAAGTGGACCAGCTATTCATG GATCCCCGCGAGTGGACTAGGAAAGTCATCAGGAACATTGCGTGCTCGGGCAAGTtctccagtgacaggaccaTCACGGAGTACGCCCAGGAAATCTGGGGTGTGGAGCCATCTGCCACAAAAATCCCCCCACCCAACCTCCCCCGAGATTGA